A genomic segment from Nicotiana tabacum cultivar K326 chromosome 7, ASM71507v2, whole genome shotgun sequence encodes:
- the LOC107778674 gene encoding putative carboxylesterase 9, with protein MSKFDPYDHLNILLNKDGTLTRLLDFPTTQATGDKGHLPGQSVVSKDITLNADKKTWIRLYRPSKLPSNDKSVAKLPIIIYFHAGGWIHFSIANTMIHESCNQLSSEVPAIVVSVEYRLAPENKLPAPYYDAVETVLWIKNQALDLVNGEKWLRDYGDFSRCYLYGVSCGGNIAFNSALKLLDRKIEPLRINGIIMNQPLFGGKMRTKSEMRLATDTFFPLPVIDLLWDLALPQGTDRDHRFCNPIADGPYRDKIKSLGRCLVIGFGGDPLVDRQQDFVQMLVKEGVMVEARFDDVGFHGIDVVDSRRAAAIINFIKEFV; from the exons ATGTCAAAATTTGATCCTTACGACCACCTCAATATATTGCTCAATAAAGATGGAACTTTAACTCGTCTCCTTGATTTTCCTACAACCCAAGCCACTGGTGATAAAGGACATCTCCCTGGTCAATCCGTTGTTAGTAAAGATATCACTTTAAATGCAGACAAGAAAACATGGATCAGACTTTATCGTCCAAGTAAATTGCCTTCCAATGACAAATCCGTCGCAAAACTTCCCATCATAATTTACTTCCATGCAG GAGGGTGgattcatttcagcatagcaaaTACAATGATCCACGAAAGTTGTAACCAGCTCTCAAGTGAGGTCCCAGCCATAGTTGTGTCTGTAGAATATCGTCTTGCACCCGAAAATAAACTCCCTGCACCGTACTATGACGCAGTTGAAACAGTTCTTTGGATCAAGAACCAAGCTTTGGATCTCGTTAATGGTGAGAAATGGCTAAGGGATTATGGAGATTTCTCAAGGTGTTACCTTTATGGTGTGAGTTGTGGAGGAAACATTGCTTTTAACTCTGCACTTAAACTTCTTGATCGTAAAATAGAGCCATTACGTATTAATGGGATCATAATGAACCAACCACTTTTCGGAGGTAAAATGAGGACAAAATCTGAAATGAGGTTGGCTACAGATACATTCTTTCCTTTGCCAGTAATTGATCTTCTTTGGGATTTAGCATTGCCACAAGGGACAGATAGAGATCATAGGTTTTGTAATCCAATAGCAGATGGACCTTATAGGGACAAGATTAAGAGTCTTGGAAGATGTTTAGTGATTGGATTTGGAGGTGATCCTTTGGTTGATAGGCAACAAGATTTTGTGCAAATGTTAGTTAAGGAAGGGGTTATGGTTGAAGCTAGGTTTGATGATGTTGGATTTCATGGAATTGATGTGGTTGATAGTCGAAGAGCTGCTGCTATTATTAATTTCATTAAGGAGTTTGTTTGA